In a single window of the Coffea eugenioides isolate CCC68of chromosome 3, Ceug_1.0, whole genome shotgun sequence genome:
- the LOC113766914 gene encoding uncharacterized protein LOC113766914, which produces MEIPLRCRTNIRSLSTKMKVAKSTLHRRIKEGVIKAHSNALKPHLTDDNKLVRLKFCLSMLQQESLNDAPIFENMFNMVHIDEKWFYMTKESEKYYLHPEEEHPMRTCRSKKFIVKVMFLAAVARPRFDCSRNKHFDGKIGIFPFAFKEPAKRNSKNRVAGTLETKPILSVTKEVYRRCLIDNVLPAIRAKWPQSDVISPIFIQQDNAKPHIDPMDVEFIEAATREGFDIRLSFQPPNSPDMNVLDLGYFRAIQSLQHQEAPNSIDELISAVEKSFDELSSESLNNVFLTLQLCMLEVMKNCGGNNYKVPHIGKQRLIRDGNLPLQIGCDKELIDKIIHYLQA; this is translated from the coding sequence ATGGAAATACCTCTACGGTGTCGAACAAATATTCGTTCTCTATCAACCAAAATGAAAGTTGCCAAGTCCACTCTTCATCGACGAATAAAAGAAGGTGTTATCAAAGCACATTCAAATGCATTAAAGCCTCACCTTACTGATGACAATAAATTGGTAAGACTCAAATTTTGTTTGTCAATGCTTCAACAAGAGAGTCTTAATGATGCACCTATTTTCGAAAACATGTTCAATATGGTTCATATCGATGAAAAGTGGTTCTACATGACTAAGGAGTCTGAGAAATACTACCTACATCCTGAAGAAGAACACCCTATGAGGACTTGTAGGAGTAAAAAGTTTATTGTTAAGGTTATGTTTCTAGCTGCAGTTGCTCGACCTCGCTTTGATTGTTCTAGAAACAAGCACTTTGATGGGAAAATTGGAATATTTCCTTTTGCCTTCAAAGAACCAGCTAAAAGGAATAGCAAAAATCGTGTTGCTGGTACTCTAGAAACAAAGCCTATCCTATCAGTGACCAAGGAAGTGTATAGAAGGTGCTTAATTGATAATGTTTTGCCTGCAATTCGTGCTAAATGGCCACAAAGTGATGTTATCAGCCCTATCTTCATCCAACAAGATAATGCAAAACCACATATTGATCCAATGGATGTTGAGTTCATAGAAGCTGCCACAAGAGAAGGTTTTGATATTCGTTTATCATTTCAACCACCTAATAGCCCTGATATGAATGTTCTTGATCTTGGGTATTTTAGAGCCATTCAATCACTCCAGCATCAAGAAGCACCTAACTCTATTGACGAACTAATTTCTGCTGTTGAAAAGTCTTTCGATGAATTATCATCTGAAAGTCTCAACAATGTGTTCTTAACCTTACAACTATGTATGCTTGAGGTGATGAAGAATTGTGGAGGGAATAATTACAAAGTTCCACATATTGGGAAGCAACGGTTGATAAGAGATGGAAATCTTCCTTTGCAAATTGGATGTGATAAGGAGCTTATTGACAAAATCATCCATTATCTACAAGCATGA
- the LOC113766644 gene encoding putative F-box/FBD/LRR-repeat protein At1g78840, whose product MEMVCKRRKGNENNRIQETKEEKDETSADRLSSLPDHLNHHILSLLSIEDVWSMSLLSKRWNMLFTTFPIIDLNEDNYPSREKFVEALQLCLVRRQMVHLQKLSVQMTFPSNGEIDQLIDKILDEATKGNVQALDLRFSNGKYRSCWNTLYVLPEVIFSHCSSMKSFEVVGINLGYSYKVLNLPFLRTLSIKNALIGDEFLPKLINACPSLENLSLMRCLGLKIAKIHHNKISYFLVKCNRLLEKIEIDLPNLQRFFYKGPYLMNRAGVLVASMVGNEHEATKLDTVSLKHSRLEFKAFQDPYFKYLGTLILSDIEIVDGSFWCTNAFFPHLVSLELKCCKTLRKLHVISSTVKCLVICNCKYMDYWKIVCTNLLVLEYEGPVVKFSRPLTSNKVEVKLSLRTRFIHSHDILELHRTRDFLQMFSSAGDMTMTLIHDCEECVMMLKEVAELPLNYVKHLEVKTDEVSINLIDLFQGILSISVRFGTLLVHVDSLQIKLKLWDVDKKKASSGYNMQQANYEYALQSLQNVWITNFGGSDEEIKLVDYVLKKAINLECISVSPIAADQEN is encoded by the exons ATGGAAATGGTATGCaaaagaaggaaaggaaatgaaaataataGGATTCAAGAgacaaaagaagagaaagatgaGACAAGTGCTGACAGATTAAGCTCTCTACCAGACCACTTGAATCACCATATTCTCTCATTGCTCTCTATAGAAGATGTCTGGAGCATGTCACTTTTATCCAAACGTTGGAATATGCTTTTCACAACATTTCCTATCATTGATCTCAATGAAGATAATTATCCATCTAGAGAAAAGTTTGTGGAAGCCTTGCAGCTATGCTTGGTGCGACGCCAAATGGTTCATCTCCAAAAACTCAGTGTTCAAATGACATTTCCTAGTAATGGGGAAATCGACCAACTGATAGACAAAATTCTTGATGAAGCAACCAAGGGAAATGTGCAAGCTCTTGACCTGAGGTTTTCAAATGGAAAATATCGTAGTTGTTGGAACACATTGTATGTACTTCCAGAGGTAATCTTTTCTCATTGTTCATCTATGAAATCATTTGAGGTGGTAGGCATCAACCTTGGATATTCCTACAAAGTTTTGAACTTGCCTTTCCTGAGGACTCTTTCCATCAAAAATGCTCTTATTGGAGATGAATTTCTGCCCAAGTTAATCAATGCATGTCCTTCTCTTGAAAACCTGTCTTTGATGCGTTGTCTTGGGCTTAAAATTGCCAAGATTCATCACAACAAAATAAGCTACTTTTTGGTCAAGTGTAACAGACTCTTGGAGAAAATTGAAATAGATCTACCAAACCTCCAGAGATTCTTCTATAAGGGTCCCTACTTGATGAATAGAGCTGGAGTTCTTGTAGCTTCAATGGTCGGGAATGAACATGAGGCTACGAAACTTGATACTGTGTCCTTGAAACATTCAAGATTGGAATTTAAGGCATTTCAGGACCCTTATTTCAAATATCTTGGAACACTCATCCTTTCCGATATTGAAATAGTTGATGGTTCTTTCTGGTGCACCAATGCATTTTTCCCGCACCTTGTCTCCTTGGAATTGAAGTGTTGCAAGACTCTCAGGAAACTTCATGTAATCAGCTCAACAGTTAAGTGTCTTGTCATATGTAACTGCAAATACATGGATTATTGGAAAATTGTGTGTACAAATCTCCTGGTGCTTGAGTATGAAGGGCCAGTGGTGAAGTTCTCTCGACCACTAACGTCCAACAAAGTTGAAGTAAAACTAAGTTTGAGGACGCGATTTATTCACTCCCATGATATATTGGAACTTCACCGcacaagagattttcttcagaTGTTTTCCTCAGCAGGTGACATGACAATGACGCTCATCCATGATTGTGAAGAG TGTGTGATGATGCTCAAGGAAGTTGCTGAACTTCCACTGAATTATGTCAAGCATTTAGAAGTGAAAACAGATGAAGTATCAATTAATCTCATCGATCTTTTTCAAGGCATACTTTCTATATCAGTCCGTTTTGGGACCTTGCTCGTCCATGTGgattcacttcaaatcaagcTGAAG CTTTGGGACGTTGATAAAAAGAAGGCTTCAAGCGGTTATAACATGCAGCAAGCCAACTATGAATATGCCTTACAATCACTACAGAATGTGTGGATAACCAACTTTGGAGGAAGTGATGAAGAAATCAAGCTGGTAGATTATGTGCTTAAGAAGGCCATAAACTTGGAATGCATTTCTGTATCTCCTATAGCTGCAGATCAAGAAAATTAG
- the LOC113765106 gene encoding plant UBX domain-containing protein 7-like, whose amino-acid sequence MDGVLSPADQQSLVSSFLEIAVGQTADTARQFLQATSWKLDEAIQLFYIGNEGGAATSSAQSPQLESDLPLDDPSLRSGTRTDLEDQNIRQGDGDDVRPPLPVIRDVLYDNTMLFGASRMGGSSNEARTVVPFRNFEEELKRPGVWETENGSASTVDKSQYNLASLYRPPFALMYQGSFEKAKDAARSQNKWLLVNLQSTREFSSHMLNRDTWANEAVAQTIKSNFIFWQVYDDAEEGSKVCTYYKLDSIPVVMVIDPVTGQKMRSWRGMVQPETLLEDLLPFMDGSPTDHHVNLSHKRPRESPVIRPHRVQGETEEDEDMLRALAASMEGVKDMDKKEADDVDESPQTLLTKNPAYPPLPEEPKGDKNLLCRVGVRLPDGRRLQRNFLRSDPIQLLWSFCCSQLEEAKTRPFRLTQAIPGSKSLDYSIDLTFEASGLANSMISVTWE is encoded by the exons ATGGACGGAGTTTTATCTCCGGCCGATCAGCAGAGCTTAGTCTCTTCGTTTCTGGAAATCGCCGTCGGCCAAACTGCCGATACCGCTCGTCAATTTCTTCAG GCcacaagttggaagcttgacGAAGCTATTCAGCTTTTCTATATAGGAAATGAGGGTGGGGCGGCAACATCATCTGCACAATCTCCACAGTTGGAAAGTGATTTACCCTTGGATGATCCAAGCTTGAGGAg TGGAACAAGAACAGACTTGGAAGACCAAAATATAAGACAAGGTGATGGAGATGATGTACGGCCACCTTTACCTGTAATAAGGGATGTACTCTATGACAACACAATGCTTTTTGG TGCGTCAAGAATGGGGGGTTCATCTAATGAAGCTCGTACAGTAGTCCCCTTCCGCAATTTTGAGGAGGAATTGAAACGACCTGGTGTCTGGGAAACAGAGAATGGTTCTGCATCTACTGTGGACAAGTCTCAATATAATCTTGCTTCGTTATATCGTCCTCCATTTGCTTTGATGTACCAGGGATCCTTTGAAAAG gCAAAAGATGCTGCTAGATCACAGAACAAATGGCTTTTGGTAAATTTGCAATCTACGAGGGAATTCAGCTCGCATATG CTCAATCGTGATACATGGGCCAATGAAGCTGTTGCTCAAACTATTAAAAGTAATTTCATCTTCTGGCAG GTATATGATGATGCAGAAGAGGGCAGTAAGGTCTGCACCTATTACAAATTAGATTCTATTCCTGTTGTTATGGTGATTGACCCTGTGACTGGTCAAAAAATGCGCTCTTGGCGTGGAATGGTTCAACCAGAAACTTTGTTGGAG GATCTTTTACCTTTTATGGATGGTAGCCCAACAGATCATCATGTGAATCTATCTCATAAACGGCCCAGAGAGAGTCCTGTCATTCGTCCTCACCGAGTTCAAG GTGAGACTGAAGAAGATGAGGATATGCTTCGGGCATTGGCTGCTTCAATGGAAGGTGTGAAAGATATGGATAAAAAGGAAGCTGATGATGTTGACGAATCACCACAAACATTGTTAACCAAGAACCCTGCTTATCCACCACTGCCCGAAGAACCCAAGGGTGACAAGAATCTTCTCTGCAGGGTTGGCGTAAGGCTTCCTGATGGACGCAGACTTCAGAGGAACTTTCTTCGGTCTGATCCAATTCAG TTGCTGTGGTCATTCTGCTGTTCTCAGTTGGAGGAAGCCAAGACAAGGCCATTTCGCTTGACACAAGCCATCCCTGGGTCCAAGTCCTTGGACTACAGCATAGATTTAACATTCGAGGCATCAGGGCTTGCTAACTCCATGATATCAGTTACATGGGAATGA